A window of Candidatus Cloacimonadota bacterium contains these coding sequences:
- the atpC gene encoding ATP synthase F1 subunit epsilon, with the protein MSKINIQVIQPSKIKISGEYDHIIIPGVDGDFGVSSEHTPFITKIRPGILHLYKGTQITDFAIHDGFVTVENNSIKIVCETIESSTEIKTKRAESSKERAEKRLKNPTEGIDFRRAEASLKRALVRLSLTKK; encoded by the coding sequence ATGTCTAAAATAAATATTCAGGTAATCCAGCCGTCTAAAATAAAGATCAGCGGTGAATATGATCATATCATCATTCCAGGAGTTGATGGAGATTTTGGAGTATCTTCCGAACATACTCCTTTTATCACAAAAATCAGACCTGGAATTCTTCATCTATACAAAGGAACACAAATAACTGATTTTGCAATCCATGATGGTTTTGTGACAGTAGAGAATAATAGCATAAAAATTGTCTGTGAAACTATTGAAAGTTCGACTGAAATAAAAACCAAACGAGCTGAATCTTCAAAGGAAAGAGCGGAAAAAAGATTAAAAAATCCAACCGAAGGAATAGATTTCAGACGAGCAGAAGCATCATTAAAACGAGCATTGGTCAGGTTAAGTTTAACAAAAAAATAA
- the atpD gene encoding F0F1 ATP synthase subunit beta, with protein MVEGKIIQIIGPTVDVEFPEGHLPAIHNALKIKREGHPDLVLEVQMHLGENKVRTVAMDSTDGLVRNYKVSDSGEPISVPVGEGVLGRILNVVGEPIDEQGPVKAEERYPIHRQAPFFENLSTEDEIMETGLKVVDLIEPYSKGGKIGLFGGAGVGKTVLIQELIRNIAIEHGGFSVFSGVGERTREGNDLWLEMKASGVLEKTAMVFGQMNEPPGARQRVGLSGLTIAEYFRDVSKKDVLLFIDNIFRFTQAGSEVSALLGRMPSAVGYQPTLATEMGELQERITSTKDGSITSVQAIYVPADDLTDPAPATTFSHLDATTVLDRRIVELGIYPAVNPLDSTSRILDPKIIGEEHYFVARETQRIIQKYKDLQDIIAILGMDELSEEDKLTVSRARKLERFFSQPCFVAEEFTNTPGVYVTLKDTIEGFKAIINGDCDDWPEQAFLYVGNIDSAEERSKKLMKNV; from the coding sequence ATGGTTGAAGGAAAAATTATCCAGATAATAGGACCAACAGTTGATGTAGAATTCCCTGAAGGTCATCTGCCTGCTATTCATAATGCTCTGAAAATCAAAAGAGAAGGACACCCGGATCTGGTTCTGGAAGTCCAGATGCATCTTGGTGAAAATAAAGTGCGAACAGTTGCCATGGACTCAACTGATGGTCTGGTCAGGAATTATAAAGTTTCAGATTCAGGTGAGCCGATCTCTGTTCCGGTTGGCGAAGGAGTATTAGGAAGAATTCTTAATGTTGTGGGAGAGCCGATCGACGAACAAGGTCCGGTGAAAGCTGAAGAGAGATACCCGATCCATCGTCAGGCTCCTTTTTTTGAAAATCTTTCCACAGAAGACGAGATCATGGAAACAGGTCTGAAAGTCGTTGATTTGATAGAGCCGTATTCAAAAGGTGGAAAAATTGGTCTTTTTGGTGGAGCAGGCGTTGGTAAAACAGTTCTGATCCAGGAACTGATCAGGAATATTGCGATCGAACACGGTGGTTTTTCTGTCTTTTCCGGAGTTGGAGAGAGAACTCGAGAAGGAAACGATCTCTGGTTGGAAATGAAAGCATCCGGAGTTTTGGAAAAAACTGCTATGGTTTTCGGTCAGATGAACGAACCTCCGGGAGCCCGTCAAAGAGTTGGACTTTCAGGTTTGACAATTGCCGAGTATTTCCGGGATGTTTCCAAAAAAGATGTTCTGCTTTTTATCGATAATATTTTCCGTTTCACACAAGCTGGTTCAGAAGTTTCTGCTCTTTTGGGCAGAATGCCTTCAGCAGTTGGCTATCAACCAACTCTGGCGACTGAAATGGGTGAACTCCAGGAAAGGATCACTTCCACCAAAGATGGTTCCATTACATCTGTGCAGGCGATCTATGTTCCGGCTGATGATTTAACTGATCCGGCACCTGCTACGACTTTTTCCCACCTTGACGCAACAACAGTGCTTGATAGAAGAATTGTCGAGCTGGGAATTTATCCGGCTGTTAATCCTCTTGATTCTACCAGTCGTATTCTTGATCCTAAAATTATTGGAGAAGAACATTATTTTGTAGCCCGGGAAACTCAAAGAATTATCCAGAAATATAAAGATCTGCAGGATATTATTGCAATTCTCGGTATGGATGAACTGTCCGAAGAAGATAAATTAACGGTCAGCAGAGCCAGAAAATTAGAAAGATTTTTCTCTCAACCTTGCTTTGTCGCAGAAGAATTTACAAATACTCCGGGAGTATATGTTACTTTAAAAGATACGATTGAAGGATTTAAAGCCATTATAAATGGTGACTGCGATGATTGGCCGGAACAGGCATTCCTTTATGTTGGAAACATCGATTCAGCAGAAGAAAGATCAAAAAAATTAATGAAAAATGTCTAA